A section of the Triticum dicoccoides isolate Atlit2015 ecotype Zavitan chromosome 7A, WEW_v2.0, whole genome shotgun sequence genome encodes:
- the LOC119334447 gene encoding uncharacterized protein LOC119334447 isoform X2, producing MARGVDAEQQHPMAEQVKEYQARSKQAWATASFFSSTSASTAGSSWSIGIALSFTCISALLYLCMRLTKEERKHKKSPRVGCQSHADLPIGLGSLALLSSN from the exons ATGGCGCGAGGAGTGGACGCCGAGCAGCAGCACCCCATGGCGGAGCAGGTGAAGGAGTATCAGGCGCGATCCAAGCAAGCCTGGGCAACCgcatccttcttctcctccacctccgcctccacggCCGGCTCCTCGTG GTCCATAGGAATAGCTTTATCCTTTACATGTATTTCTGCACTTCTTTATCTGTGCATGAGATTAACCAAGGAAGAGAGGAAGCACAAGAAAA GTCCTCGAGTCGGCTGCCAGTCTCATGCTGACCTGCCCATTGGCCTGGGAAGTTTGGCTCTGCTTTCATCAAACTGA
- the LOC119328764 gene encoding E3 ubiquitin-protein ligase makorin-like produces MSTKRVLCKFFMHGACLKGEYCEFSHDWSDQANNVCTFYQRGSCSYGNRCRYDHVKVSRNNPVPPLPSSSIATRNSPVRPPPSSSTATHVASTSPQLLSSGRPLHLGHQTNSSNQRQQISMDKLAVSESKPAWRNEVQLDSVSEDGIGWSSIQTAQNQTSMKLADMPICSFAAGGNCPYGEECPHMHGDLCAFCGKMCLHPYRPDERQEHIKLCEKNHKRLEALKRSQEIECSVCLDRVLSKPTAAERKFGLLSECDHPFCISCIRNWRGNSPTSGMDVNSALRACPICRKLSYYVIPSVLWYFSKEEKLEITENYKAKLKSIDCKYFDFGTGTCPFGTSCFYKHAYRDGRLEEVVLRHLDCDDGSTLIAKNIRLSDFLGRLHL; encoded by the exons GGTTCTTTGCAAGTTCTTCATGCATGGTGCTTGCTTGAAAGGAGAGTATTGTGAGTTCTCCCACGACTGGAGTGACcaagcaaataat GTTTGCACGTTTTACCAGAGAGGCTCATGCTCTTATGGTAACCGTTGCAGATATGACCATGTCAAGGTTTCTCGTAACAACCCAGTGCCTCCACTACCATCATCAAGTATCGCAACACGTAATTCCCCAGTTCGCCCGCCACCATCATCAAGTACTGCGACACATGTTGCATCTACATCTCCACAACTTTTAAGTTCTGGACGTCCTCTTCACTTGGGACACCAAACAAATTCAAGCAACCAACGACAACAGATATCTATGGATAAGCTGGCAGTTTCTGAAAGTAAGCCTGCATGGAGGAATGAGGTCCAACTTGACAGTGTATCAGAGGATGGGATTGGCTGGTCATCCATTCAAACTGCGCAAAACCAAACTTCCATGAAACTTGCTGATATGCCAATTTGTTCTTTTGCTGCTGGTGGTAACTGCCCGTATGGGGAAGAGTGCCCTCACATGCATGGGGATTTGTGTGCGTTCTGTGGGAAAATGTGCTTGCATCCTTATCGTCCTGATGAGAGGCAGGAGCATATCAAGCTATGTGAAAAAAACCACAAGCGTCTTGAGGCTTTGAAACGTAGCCAAGAAATAGAATGCAGTGTCTGCTTGGACCGTGTGCTCTCAAAGCCTACTGCTGCTGAAAGGAAATTCGGACTATTATCTGAATGTGATCATCCCTTCTGTATTTCATGCATAAGAAATTGGCGTGGCAACTCTCCTACATCTGGTATGGATGTGAACTCAGCACTGAGAGCTTGCCCAATATGCCGCAAACTTTCGTACTATGTCATTCCAAGTGTTCTTTGGTACTTCTCGAAAGAGGAAAAGTTGGAGATCACTGAAAACTACAAAGCAAAGCTCAA GTCAATAGATTGCAAGTACTTTGATTTCGGAACGGGCACTTGCCCCTTCGGGACAAGCTGTTTCTACAAG CATGCTTACAGAGATGGCCGCTTGGAAGAAGTCGTACTGCGACATCTTGATTGTGATGATGGAAGTACACTTATTGCTAAGAACATTAG GTTGTCAGACTTCCTCGGCCGGTTGCATCTCTAG
- the LOC119334447 gene encoding uncharacterized protein LOC119334447 isoform X1 has translation MARGVDAEQQHPMAEQVKEYQARSKQAWATASFFSSTSASTAGSSWVEVLLVICELALYALLVFACIAFYFRSIGIALSFTCISALLYLCMRLTKEERKHKKSPRVGCQSHADLPIGLGSLALLSSN, from the exons ATGGCGCGAGGAGTGGACGCCGAGCAGCAGCACCCCATGGCGGAGCAGGTGAAGGAGTATCAGGCGCGATCCAAGCAAGCCTGGGCAACCgcatccttcttctcctccacctccgcctccacggCCGGCTCCTCGTG GGTTGAGGTGCTCCTCGTGATATGTGAACTTGCTTTGTATGCTCTACTAGTGTTCGCGTGTATTGCTTTTTATTTCAGGTCCATAGGAATAGCTTTATCCTTTACATGTATTTCTGCACTTCTTTATCTGTGCATGAGATTAACCAAGGAAGAGAGGAAGCACAAGAAAA GTCCTCGAGTCGGCTGCCAGTCTCATGCTGACCTGCCCATTGGCCTGGGAAGTTTGGCTCTGCTTTCATCAAACTGA